In one Solanum dulcamara chromosome 1, daSolDulc1.2, whole genome shotgun sequence genomic region, the following are encoded:
- the LOC129891307 gene encoding citrate-binding protein-like: MAEVLFCLIILIIQLIVIQNHLSCKADPIDGFTPISISQSNFQIQKPDDVPVNQRYSFIDGVHKFWVFKTDKTHTTTSQIKPRCEIRITGHDYSSGIWQFEANGYVPSGSSGVSIMQVFGASPSATTLVLRVYDGNLHYYREKVIESNIYNRWFRLNVIHDVGASKSKVYINGILKHETLGRGGDNHYFKFGVYAQDNESDRMESRWRGIKLFKK; the protein is encoded by the exons atggcagaAG tattattttgtttaatAATACTAATTATCCAACTAATTGTAATCCAAAACCATTTGTCATGCAAAGCTGATCCTATTGATGGTTTCACTCCCATATCTATTAGCCAAAGCAATTTCCAAATTCAAAAGCCTGATGATGTGCCTGTGAATCAAAGGTATTCCTTCATTGATGGAGTTCACAAATTTTGGGTTTTCAAAACTGACAAGACCCATACTACCACTAGCCAAATAAAACCCCGTTGTGAAATTCGTATAAC GGGGCATGATTATTCATCGGGTATTTGGCAATTTGAGGCAAATGGATATGTCCCAAGTGGTTCATCTGGTGTGTCAATAATGCAAGTATTTGGAGCATCACCATCAGCCACAACTTTAGTGCTAAGAGTTTATGATGGGAACCTACATTACTATAGAGAAAAAGTGATtgaatcaaatatttataatagaTGGTTCAGATTAAATGTGATTCATGATGTTGGTGCAAGTAAATCAAAAGTTTATATTAATGGAATTCTCAAACATGAAACATTAGGAAGAGGAGGAGATAATCATTATTTCAAGTTTGGAGTTTATGCACAAGATAATGAATCAGATCGTATGGAGTCTCGTTGGAGAGGGATTAagctatttaaaaaataa